TAACTTACGCTTGGACTCCAGCCGCTCCTTGTCCCGCTCGCGTTCAACCTCAAATAGAGTCTGTCGCAGATCCCGGGCCAAAGTGGAGGTCTCTTGCAACAGACGTTGCTGATCCTCTCGCTCCTTCTGCCATGACAACTCCAGCTTGGTCTTCATGCCAGGCAGCTTTGTGCTCCCAGAGCCAATGACACGTTCCTCTTCGAACTCGTTCAGCTTCGACTGCATCTCGGATATCTTGATCTCGTTGGCGCTGCGCTCGGACACCAGCTCCGTCTTGACCTTGCTACCCTCCAGGCGGGACTCCACCAACTGATCCTCCAGATGGCCAATCTACACAATGGTAAACTCTTAGAATCTATTTGGAATGGAACAGGGAATGGCTACTCGATTCACCTGCTGCTCTAGGTAAGCAATCTTGCTCTtgtcatcatcatcgctgCTGTGCATGGATCCACGGCTCTGTCTACCCGTATTGTTGGCCTTTAGATCACCGATCTTCTTCTGTGCAACCTCTAGCATCTGCTTAAAGGCATCGCGATCCTTCTTGAAGCGTTCACATTGGCGCTATTTTGGAAAGGAGTTTTTGGTCAGTTCGATTAACATTCTTTAGGatatatttcaaatattttaCCTGCATCGAATTGAGTTCTCCGCTGAGGTTCTTCACTTGTTGCTCGTATCTAAGACGAGTGGTGGCCACCTCAGATTTCATCTGCAGTTCGGTGCTCTGTAATCTGTTCGATGGAAATTATTAGATATATTTGGCTTAGAGTTCTCGCTACTAAGATCCTCTCTGAGCGAGTCTCCCAATACTCAATAGAATAGGCAAGCATCAAGAATAATGgacaagcaaaaaaaaaagagagaagacAGTAGAAGGGGACAGACAGGATCTTGCGACTGCATATGTATAGTTCTTATAGTTTATGATTGACAACTTACTTTTCCTTTAGCTCCCTGATCTCTGCATCTCTTCTGGCACCGTGTCCATTGAGCGAGACCTGGGCCTGCTCGATCCGATTGTAGTCGCTCAGTTTGCCATTGAGATCCTCGTTGTCCTTGCGGAGTTGGAACACCAGATCGATGTTCATCTCATTCTCCCTGCGCAGACGGTCGTACTCGTGCTCCTTTTCGGCCAACTTGTTCTTTAGCATGGTGCGCTCGTGGTCGCTGTTGTTGCCGGTCTTAAGCGTCTTAGCCTGGAGTTCGGCGATCTTCTTCTGGGCCTCGTTCAACTTGCGGGCCATGTCGGTGCGCTCGATGCGTATGGTATCCATTTCGGACATTTTCTGCTTGCTGGCATTGAGTTCGGCCTGGAGGTTCTGCTTCTCGGTGGTCAGCTGTGCCCGCATCAGGATGGTCTCCTCGGAGAGCTTCTCCCAATGGCTGTTGAGGTCCTCGTTGCGCTTCTGCTCGGCGCTGAGCGAAGTTTGGATGTCCTCCACTTGCTTTTTGAGTTCTTGCACCTGTTTGCTGTCCGATTTACTGGCCTTGGTTTTCAGATCCTTGATCTCCTTCTCCAGACTGGATTTAGTCTTGTCGGCGGCCTTTTTGGCTGTGAGAAGATCCGTATCCAGCTGGAGGATCTTGGACTCTAGCTTCTCCTTTTCCTTGCCCTGCTTTTCGAGGTCCTTCTCCAGGCTGGACAGCTTCTCCTTCTCTCGTTTGCTCTGGGTCTCCAGGGTGGATTTGTTCGTCTCGCTCTGCTTCAGCTGAGTGTCCTGCTTCTTGAGCTTCTCTTCCAGCTCCTTGAGCTTGGTGCTAAGTTTCTTGCCATCCTCATCGCTGCGCTTCAGCTTCTGCTCCAGGTCGGTGACCTTGCTGCTTGAGCCATTCAGTAGCTTCAGACGCTGGACATCGCCCTCGGCAAGGGTCAGCTTTTTTTTGCACTTTTGCAGCTCCTCTTCGAGCGATGCTTTGACTGATTCCAGGGCCTTGACCTGATCGGATCCACTCGAACTGAGCATCACCCGCATCTCGCTGATCTCATCCTCCAGCTCTTCCACCCACTTTTTAAGGTGACTCTTCGGGGTAAGGTCGTTGACCCGCTTGGCTGTGCGAGCCGGCAGCTTGGCATCAGCCTCAAGCTGCATCCGCTTCACCCTGGCCGTCAGCTCATCCCTTTCCCGCTGGGCCACCGTTAGAGTCTCCTTGATCTTGGACAGATCTGCATCGCCCGTCTTCTCGTTGGCCTTGCGTAGGGTCTGTAAACGCTTGTTCTCCTTTGACAGTTTCTCGTTCTCCGTTTCCAGAATGTTCAGTTTGCTGAGCTGCTCCTTCAGAGTTTCCACGGCCTGCTCCTTTTCCTGGAGGCTCTTCCGCAGCTGCGTCAACTCTTCGTTCAGGGTTTTCAGTTTCTTTTCGGCCGCACTAGAGGAGGAGGTGCCAAAGCTGAGAAGCGAGGATTTGCTGCcattggcagcagcagcctccgGTCGCAGTTTGGCCTGAAGTTCGCGCACATACTTCTTGGACTCGGCATTCTCCTTCTCCAGATCCTCCACTTTAAGGCGCAGTATTGAGGCCTCCTGCTCGTTGAGCTCCAGCAGGATACGCAGTTCGGCTGGATCATCCTCGTCTGAGATGCCTTCATCCCGATCCGCATGCACTTCGGGCGCCAGTCGATGGGGATGTGGTGTGGGACTCAGCTTGCGAGCTGCAGGGGAACACATAATATACATAGATTAAAAGATATTCCGTTTATTTAGTTACTTTAGTTAGTTGGATGCTTTATTTAGTAACAACACTATTTAATGAGCAGCCGCAAAAAATGGCAAAATATTACTGCATCAGCGCCAATGATTCATTAAAAAAGCGCATGAGAAATCACATTAGTTTTGTTAGGGAAACGTTTTTTCGTTCTTTCGAGTTAGAAATTATTGTACTCTATAAGGGGGGGAGTCCCAATACAATGCAGCTTTGGTCACTCTAATTTAAGAGCTTTTGGCGTGACTGCAGcttgaaatgaaatgaacgAAGAAGATATTTATCGTTtaaatgaataattgattttttggattaacttttctATAAACTAAGGTTTAGTACTTAAGAGAGAGTTACTAGTGTGTGTTTTCGGTTCGTACTTCTTGAGCGCGTTGCCATTTTTTTCAACTGCATCATCAACGACTCATTTTCATCCTCGAAACGAGTCACCTTTTTCCTCAGATGTTCAGCCTGAAACACAAAAATCTCGGATCATTTATTGCATCTGAATGATAAGGAATAAGGTTATAATACGAATAAAGAGATCGTTTTCGAGGATCAAAATAGTTTTGCTACATAAACGAAAGCTCGGATGGAACATAGACTGCACTACTGCTAGGAAAACGagtacataaataaataatcagCAATGGATTGTCTGGACGGATCTTCTGGAGATCTTCTACCTGTTCCATTCCGAAGAACATGCGAAATAGCACTGGGGAAGAGGAGAGAACGCGAGTGCCCCACTCTGGAGGATGTTGAGGGTGCAAAGAGCGACACAAACGGCGACGGAGTCGTCTCCCGTTCGCACGAAGCATTTCTCGCGATCGATTCGAAATCGGTTTGACTGTGAGCCTCAACCGAGAGTCCGAGTCCGCCACCGGACATCTCCATACTGGTGACGGCATCACACTGCTCTATGGCCACCGTCTGGGTGGCACGCGGAAAGGCAACCATCTCGAGGGGCAGCTCGGGTGAGGTCTGTGTGCCGCAGCTGAATTGAACCCGTTTGGCCCTGAGTCGCTGAAGCTTCGCGTAAAACGGTCGAATGATTAATCGAGTAGCTCTGGTGGGGCATTTGGGGATTGGATTACCTCTTCTTCGGCGAACTTTAGCTGGTCCTTCAGATCGGTCTCCCGCTCAATGGAGTCCTGCAGTTCCCGCTGCAGATGCTGCGGATCCTCTTGAGAACCGCCGCGTGTTAGCGACTCACGGGTGATCTTGGCATCCGCCGATGTGGATTTGCCCAGGACTCCTAGCATGGGCGCCTTCTTCTTGCCCGGATTGCGCAGCTCCTCGGCTTCCGTCTGTATCGGGAATATCATTCATTAGAAGATCCTTGTCGTGGCGTGGGACTGCTTGAAATTACCTGCAACTTTCTTGTAAGTTCGTTTGAGAATCGCAGCTCCTCTTCCAGCTTCTTCACCTTGGTGGATAGCTCGGCGTTGAAGGAGCTTTGACGCTcctgttccagggtttcgatcTTTCGATCGCTCTTTTTCAACTTGAAGCTTAGGATGCGACAGTTCTTGGTGGCCTTTTCGAGCTCCTTTTGCAAGTTTGTCTTGGCCTTGACCTCATCATCACGAAACGTGTCCTGCACCTCGTCCATCTCTGCCTGGAGATTGAGAATCTCCTTTTTAGCCGTCTGGTTTTCCTCCATCAACTCCTCGCAGATTTGCTCGGCCGCCTGCAGCTTCCGTTTCAGCTCCGACTCGCTTCCGCGGTTCTCCAGCTCCTTCATGCGAAGATTCAGCTTTCGCTTGTCCTCGGTGACACGGTCCAGCTGCTCCTTCATGTCATTCAACTTCTGCTGCAGATTGAGGGCTTCCGAGGCTGCAGTTCGGTTCGATGACGTGTCCATGGAGGCAAGACGTCTCAGTAGTATGTCGCTCTTATCCCTCTCTGCTCGTTCGGCGCGGGTCTTCATGGTATCCAGCTCGGTTCGGAGTGTTTTCATTTGCTCCTGCAGTGCCACCGAATCCTTGGTGGtagtgctgttgctgctgctcgtgGAGTGAGATGTGGATGCACTGGGTACGGTTTGTCTTTTGATTTCTTTGCTGCTCTGCACTGCATCCGCCTCCTTGCGACGAGTAGAACTGGAGCTCGTGGAGGAGCTGGAAGAAGAGGCCTTAATCTCGCTGGAGACTGCAGATGTGGCTTTTGTTGTGCTTGTAACACCACCACTGCTGCTATTTGTGGCTGTGATTGTTGGTGTGGCCGCCACTTTTTTGGGCGGGAGCGAGGCACGTTTCAGTTCCGCCTGGGGGGGATTCTGGTTCAAGGAATTTCCAGACTTGCTACGCTCTGGTCGATCCGGAACTGCcggagctgctgccgccgctgaaTCACTGTCCCTGAAAGAGATTTTTCATCAATCAGAGATGATCAATGGGTATCGTATCTAGCGGTTAAGATCCACTCACTCTTCTCTCCTGGGTACGGATCGTTCGCGACTGTTTTCCCGCGAGCTCAGGCTGCGCTGCTTCTTGAGAAGATTCATTTTGCGGACACGCTCGGCTAGACTGTCTGTCGATAGGATGACTAACTCATCTGGAATACTTGAAGTTTTACTGGGTGAGGATGTTACACGGGTTGATGATGGTGTGAGCGCTTGTTCCATCTGTAAAGAATGCTTTGGAATAGATTACAAATCATCTTAGTTGCATTACTTATTCTTCACTCACCTCCTTGATGTCCAAGGCGGTTGTGTGACGTCGCGGCGCCACCGGCAGCTTGACCGTGACAGCCACATTGTGATCATCGGTTGCTCGAAGGCTGCTCACCGTTGTCGATGGTCGGCGAGCGGATTCCTGCGCCGTATCATCAATGTCCGGCGTGGAGGCCCAGGACTGTGGACGCTTCTTTAGCTCTACATTGAAGTGAACAACTAGGTTCAGTAAAAGCATCGTGGGCAAAGTGCATGCAAGAGCAAGTTGCAGTTTTCAGCACGTTCAGCATATGAGCAGgacaaacatacatatgtagtcCACATAGTGTGAGCAGGACGAACATAGTCCACACAGTGTGTGATCGATCGTGACAAACGTGCATCGGAGAATCAGCGGGAGAGATCACGTTTTGATGATGGTAGTAGTTAACATATTAACGGTTTATGCAGAGATTAGTgttgagagagagacagaaagagagcgaTAGAGACGGCACAGTTGCAGGTGCAGTTGTTTTTGTGATTTTTGTTTGGTGCAAGCGTAGAACGTGAGAGTGTGAAAGAGATACGTAGACAAACACATTTATTAACGGTGTGGTAACATTTGATTTTAAAAGCCTTAAAACACTTAGTAGTTCATACTTATTTCAATGTAACAGCGATTCGATAAAAGAATACCTTCTTGGGTTAGTTAAAACAAACCGATTTCTCAAAGTCTGAATATCTTTATCTTGTATCTTTACAAACATAGTGCAAAGGTGATATTGACATTATATGAGACTACCATAGCCGGTTGTCGAAGATATTTTTCATTATATCGAAAGAAAAAGAGCATGTAAACTATGCAATACATTACTTAGACGTGTGAGAAATCAGCTTAAAATAAAACTATATAAATCTTTTATGGGATACTATTAAAAAAATCTGGATTGATCTATTCAGATATGTTTTACCAAGAGGGTTACAGAAAGTTAATTTGAGTACACAAAATGCTCATACATTTAACATTCACATAATCAATAGTACACAATACTCTGCTAATGTTCTCGAAAACTTCGGTCGGTAGTTAGCCGAAAGAACACATTCAAGTCTAAGAGTGGAGCATTAATCAGCCTAAGGAATTCCATTAATCCCAAGAAAACAGTTCTAAGTGATGCACTAGTTATGAACACAATTCTACTTTAAAACAAGATAATAAAGATCTATAGACCGGCTCCAATCGTACCTATATCATTGCTATTGTTTGAATTGAGGCTCAGATTCTGCGTCGAAGTCCATGTTCGGGAAGTAGGCCTAAAAAAACCTcagaaaccattaatagtttCCACAAAATGATAATATTAAAAAAGACTCACCGCGAACTCTGGCCATCAGAGAGATTTGGCGATGAGGCGGCCACTTCTTCGCCGGGTCTACGGGCTCCATGCTCCTTGTAATCCCGAAAGCAACGCTTACATCGTGTGGGATAACGAGTCTGAGGATGGAAGCCGAGTGGGCATAGCTGATCGCCTTTCAGCGATGGATACAGATGATGCATCTGTTCTTGTACAACTTGTCAGCTTTTCTTTTCCTGCAAATTTCAACGAAACTGAAGAGATTATATCTTGTTACTGCACAGCCCCAAGTATTTAGGTATATGTACCTAATGTATAttcacatatacatatgtatctattAATCGCACCATCAGTATTTTGTCTATTGACCGATTCTGAACACAATGGTGGAATGTCTGGCATCTATCCAAGTCAACAAAAGAATGTTGTAGTACATCAAAAAGTAGAACATATTCAGGGGCCAACTTAACTATTGGTTTCAGAGCAAAAATGAAATCTATAAAACAAGAGATCTATTAGATTAAAAACTAATGGGTCTCTTgcttttttaaatttaatagtTCAAAATAATTAAAGCCATTTGAAGGCATGTAGTGACATGATTTGATGATTTTTTAATGGGTTTCGAATAATTTCCTATTACGAAGAAATTCTTCTTGTTGGGAGGTTCTCTAATAatcatttaaaaaattaacgaaatgtatgctttttaattgaaatgtttTTTTCACCGCGGATGTAGCGGAAAATAAGAATCTATATCGAATCTATCGGTATCTAAGCCTTCTACGAGATGGCGCCATTGAAAGGATTCCGATCTAACAGTAATGATTAATCAAGAACTCCAGTTATTTCCAAAGCATAGAAGAGTATTTCCACGTCTCTTTCGTTTCCTCCCAAATTTCCTTTTGCGAGTAGTCATATTAAGAAATGAAATTGTAAATATAAACAATAACATATAAGTATCCAAccatgtatatatttatatatttttagagCCATCAAAATATTCTCTCAGAGCGGCAGGGAGAGAGCTGAGGAAATAAACGACCACAGGTGGAAATGGCGCAGGAAAAATTCTACCGGCTGCGCATGTTTtctgacaaaaaaaaaaacgatccAAACAAAATATGAACGCTAGTCGCAAGAGAACAACCTCAAAAGTTAAGAGCTTTTAGTCACTcccaaaagagagagagagagagtgcggaGTCTCTCTATTCCTTGTACGTACCGTGCTGAGTGCCGTTAGGAGAATCGGCCCTGTTGCAAATCCCTAGCGCTTTTATAAATAATTATCACCGTTTTAACCTATTTTCATCTGCCGTTCTGTGCGACATTCTGCGTTCGACGACACGGGACGTGCAAAATTTGTGAACACAATTCAAAACGTTTTTCCACTTACACAAAATATTTCCGCATTTAAAATGGTTTGAGGCTGGACGTTAGGGAAGGAGGCAGcatctgctgcagctgctcctactcctccttctCCACCAATAGATGACGGTGTCCGTCCGAAAGGTGTGCGGAATTTTTCATTCACCAAAAACGATTCTAGATTCTAGATACGTTGCGTAATCGCCCCAGACGATGTGCGTTTTGCATCCGATTATTTACCGAGCATTTACCAGCTGATAATTATTACACGATGGATATGGaacatatatttatatatttaggAGAGATCTCTCATCGTGCAGATCCAGGGCGATCCTGGAGTAGACTTTCTTTGCGCGGACACTTGGCCCTGGGTTTTCGCTCACGTTTTGTTTGATTTAATTTTGGAATATTCACTTAATACAAAAATTTACGACTACAAAAATTAGCTGTGTTTTAAAAATAGAACACGTTCTTTTTCTTAAATAGCAGCGCACTTCCCATAAATCTCCTCCGTGGATCTCAAATGCTCAGCGCAGTCCAGCTTTTTTCGCTTTCCACAGATTACAGAATATTTGTTTACAATAATTTCAATTGAATTCACGCAATGGATTCTCCAAACGGATTTTGTTCACTTGACTCACTTAGACACGCGcgcacaccacaccacacgtATACACATATTTATCCACATATATGCTGTGGGATATCTTTAATATAACCGCCGATCGCCCGAGCACTCGAAATACTTATACAGATAGCATCCCATCCCTTTCACACTGCTTCAAATCGCGGTGGCCCAGTCGAACCGACGCGGAGAGGCTCCTTCGCACTTTTTTCGATGCGAACGTTTTGAAAATCGACGAGAAACTAAATTTAAATCATTTCTGAACGCTTCAACTACCCATCGGAGAACCCAAAAGTATCTGCCACCGGCACACAAAACACACTCTTCTCCTCAAGAGAGGGGCGGTGGCATAGACAGACGCAGCGAGCTTATGAGAGAAATTTGTAGGGGTATAATGGAAAATGAGAGATTTTTGGATTCAAAGGGATGGAGAACCCAGTTGAAAATTGTTCTTATAGATAATATCATATttccctcccggctaccgcctaaCCTAATAtcatatttattaaatttttatattattCTTTAGATCATCATCTATCATCAACCCATAGGAATCAACTTCTTTCGACTGAAGGAGAACACTCCTTGATCTTGGTAATATATTCTTCAGTTTTAATGAGTAATGGGTTTTAATTGTATATTCAATAGATTGATTTTTCAGTAAAAGTTAAGGACAACTTCTTTCATTCAATATGTTATTGATCCATGCCACTTCTTGGGCATATCCTTCAGTTGTAATGGAATTTATTTTCGAAATCATAAAATCGACAGAGTACATTCGTTTGTGTGAGTACGAGTATGGTGTGTTCTTGTTGTTATTTTAATGATGAACTTCATGTTTGCTTTGTTTACATTCGTGTATAGACATTATTTTGTAATATGTTTGTATAAATACTTAGAGATTATCAATCGCTAAGAGCTAATGCAGGTGTTATCCCATacatatttgtatatataCTGCATGTGTGAGCTGGTGTGAATGGGCGGGGGTGTGTAGGGGCGTGAGTGTGGGGTACATAAGATGCAACAGCAGCGCAGCGACCGAAATGAATAGCGTATGAAGTAACAATGGAGATTGACGAGCGAACATGATGACGACCAGGCTGGTGGTGGACCGTACAATACAGCACCTATCATGTTGCACTGGTGGCAACGACAGCAGCCGATGCAGTTGCCTGCTCCTCGCCAGCATCATTTGGCGTCGTTACGGCTGGCACACTGGTTGGATTAGCTGCAGGTCCGTTGTTATTCTCATTGGTTTCCGGTTGCTCTGGTGCTTCCAGCACTACTGTAGGCGAaggctgtgcctgtgcctgagGCTGTGGCTGACTCTGAGCTGGGGCAGTGTTGAATGAGCTGTTGCTATTGTTGGATGTATTCTTCGCCGGCTCCGGACTGCTGTACAGTTGTATGACCGAATTGTTATTCACATTCTCCACCGAAGCACCCGATAAGGACAGATCATCGGCCAAATCGTCTGCCAGGCAGTCCGTTTGCACCGACTTCTCCTCGAGCAGGTGGTCGTTTTCACGAATGGGTCGCTGGGCCGAACCATATTGCTTGGAGATCTGCAGCAATTCCCGCAATGATTCGTTCTCCATACGCAGCTGCGATATGGTCTGCAGTTCTCGCTGCACGATCTCATCGTCGACGGTGGCCGCCCGCTGCATGACGGCGGCCATTTCGTTGATTTTTTCGCGTTGATCTCGAATTACCTGCCACAGGCGCTCGTTGTATAGCTCCTTGAAGTTGATTTTACTGTCCAGCACCTTAGTCACTGTGTGTTCGCGGTACTTTTGCATCATCAGCTCCATGGCCCGCTCGTAGTCTTCGATGCAGATTTTCAGCTCGCGATTCTCTTTGAGTATCTCCGAGCTGTTGATGTTTTGCTGCTGTATGCGATTCACCATGTCCGCGTTGGTCTTGTTGTTTGAGATGCGATTGAGGGTCTCAATGTCGTCCTGGTATTCCCTTAGGCTCACTACCAGGCGATGATTCGTCTCCGCCTCCTCCAGCAGAGCCGTCCCCAGGGCATCCAAGTCTTTGACATGGCTGGCCATACGCTGTGCGTCCATTATCATCTGTCCTACTGATAGATTTGACATGTTGCGGCCCGCTTCAAATCCAACTGCAATTTTAttatttcttttgttttggGCCAGGCCTTACTGCTGCCTCTGCAAGAGAACAATAAGAACATTAGCCTTTGGGCATTTGGCAGCTTGGGCACTGTTCCCTACATTGGCTTTTAATCTAGCACACCTTCGTCTTGGCTTAAACTAAttgtttgtttcttttttttagcCAAAATATGTACAATAAATTCTACTAATAGAAATTTTGACGAGAACGACCTAATTATTAGCTGACAGCTGAGaatcagtgtgaccgcggacttatTAATAAAGTATACCGTCCGAACGTCAGAAATATACCTCATTTAacaaatataccgtaaatatactgacgaattcaagttcttgtttacatattcctcgattttgatctTCCCtcgaatattcccagctatatagaatatttagccatgcccacataatttaaGACCATTGATGAATATATTTTTCTACTTGATTGGCTTCATTTAAATAAGTATTCCTATCGATAGTTGAGAGTTTCTTCCGTATCGATAGCTATTCCGAGTATGGTCACTCCTGTGCACTTACTTTGATTtcaaattttaaaaattttaaaacctTTTAAAGAATTTTAAAGCCAATCTTAAAGAAAATTGATTAATTTATTCCGGACAAATACACAGCCCCAATTATCATAATTATTGACCCTAATAACACCGGAGTAACGAGTTTCAAGCGAAACCGATGAGTTTTTCAAATAAGTCTCCGCCGTTTTTCGGCCATATAGGATTTATGAGGTTAGCacaaaatatgtacatatattataGGGCTTTTTGTATAAGAGGTTTCATTTTAAAGAAGAATTCGTTTATTATCATTAGGAAGCTATCAGTACAGAATTGGATCTTATGTATATCGAAATTTGGAAGACTTAAGGAGAGGTGGACATACAATATGCTAAGTTCTTAAACGATCATGCATGCATAAATCTAATCTAATTAAGTACCTTAAGGCTATGTCGTATTCGCATAAGTACAAACTGTAAAGGTTTTGTCATTTGAAGTCAGAGATAAAACAGAGGTAGAGGAATAGCTAGATACATCGGTTATAGGGATGTACAGACTAAAAAGATCACGAGATTATACGCCCACGCTGTTCaggctgccggaggagaggtTCTCCGAGCGACTGGAAAGACGCGGCCGCTTCATGATGACTCGTCCAGGCTTGCTGGAGCTCTGCATGCAAGGACCATCCGCCGTTCCAGCCTCGGACGACTGGTTGAgattattgttgttgccgcCGTTGTTTCCGCCGGAATTTCCACCGCCAGCACGTTCCAGCGTGCGTTGAGAGCGACGTAGCGAGGAGGAGGACATTCGCCGGAGTCCCGGGTCGTATTCGTAAGTGGGTTGTCGCTGAAAGTACGCCATGTCGTTGTCAGTCTCGAGGCCAGGTGGGTTCTTCTCGtccagctgctgttgctgctgctgtgcaaGCGGATTCAGAGTGATGTGAATGTGCCTCGTGCGCTGGCGTTGTTTGTTCGGTGAGCAGCTGCCCAGCGGCACAAAATCCTCACGCAGCTCGGCCATGCGCGGTTTGTTCTGGGTTTGGCCCCGTCCCCGAGGACTCCGACGTCGACACATGCACAGGAAGGCGCTAACCAGCAGAATGAGCAGCAAGGCCCCGCCACCAATTGTGCCCGTGAGCATGGGACTCATGCTGAATGTTTCGTTGTGGCTGGGCGTGGTTGTGTCTCGATCGCCGGTTCCTTGAATTGTTGGCTCCTCCGTGGTGCTGGCCCTAGGTCTCTGCGTGCGTCCTTGCTTGAGGGCGCTGAACTCGGAGGCGGAGACAGCACTGAAGGACTGCAGCTTAAATTCGTAGATGGTGGCGGCCTCCAAGGTGGCGATTCGGAAGCTCCTCGCATGCGCACCTTCGATGGTGGCTTTGTAATATTCCCCGGCCGAGGAGGACGGACGATAATAGGCATAGTAGCCCGTGATTAGATGCTCATCGGCATCGCTGTCGAGGCGCCAGTGCAACACCACAGCCGTCTCCGAGTACTCCTCGATCTCCAGCAGCTCTGGCACCGGCATCGGTTCGAGGGCGGCTCCTGGTTGCAGATAGAACTTGGCCGAAGTGTTGCTCTCCTTGTTGTCATTGTTTGAGTAGACGGCCAGGATGCGGAAGCGATAGGTGCGCTGGGGCTTCAAATCGGTCACCGATGCGGTAAAGCTCTTGCCCAGCTCAGAGTTCCATTTGGGCTTGCCATAGGGTATATTATCGTTGGTCGTCTGCCAGTTCTTGCGCTTACCCTCGCTGATCATGCGGTACTGCACCTTGAAGAAGAGTATGAGAAGGCCATCGTTGCGCGGCACATGCCAGCGGAGCATGACCGATTCATCGGACAGTCGGGTGACATTCGGCGGCGATGGCGGGATCATCTTGGTCGGCTTTTGGCCATGGTTGACGGGCTTCATTGACCGATGGGAGCCAAAGCCCCCACCACTACCAGTCTCTCGGGGCTCACTCTGTATCTGCTTGGGATTCACCTGAAGCAGCGCTCCGGCACTCTGTTCGCCCAGTGTGTTACGGGCAAAGCACTGCACATAGCCGGCATG
The sequence above is a segment of the Drosophila miranda strain MSH22 chromosome 4, D.miranda_PacBio2.1, whole genome shotgun sequence genome. Coding sequences within it:
- the LOC108162990 gene encoding myosin-4 isoform X6, translating into MHHLYPSLKGDQLCPLGFHPQTRYPTRCKRCFRDYKEHGARRPGEEVAASSPNLSDGQSSRPTSRTWTSTQNLSLNSNNSNDIVVHFNVELKKRPQSWASTPDIDDTAQESARRPSTTVSSLRATDDHNVAVTVKLPVAPRRHTTALDIKEMEQALTPSSTRVTSSPSKTSSIPDELVILSTDSLAERVRKMNLLKKQRSLSSRENSRERSVPRREEDSDSAAAAAPAVPDRPERSKSGNSLNQNPPQAELKRASLPPKKVAATPTITATNSSSGGVTSTTKATSAVSSEIKASSSSSSTSSSSTRRKEADAVQSSKEIKRQTVPSASTSHSTSSSNSTTTKDSVALQEQMKTLRTELDTMKTRAERAERDKSDILLRRLASMDTSSNRTAASEALNLQQKLNDMKEQLDRVTEDKRKLNLRMKELENRGSESELKRKLQAAEQICEELMEENQTAKKEILNLQAEMDEVQDTFRDDEVKAKTNLQKELEKATKNCRILSFKLKKSDRKIETLEQERQSSFNAELSTKVKKLEEELRFSNELTRKLQTEAEELRNPGKKKAPMLGVLGKSTSADAKITRESLTRGGSQEDPQHLQRELQDSIERETDLKDQLKFAEEEAEHLRKKVTRFEDENESLMMQLKKMATRSRTRKLSPTPHPHRLAPEVHADRDEGISDEDDPAELRILLELNEQEASILRLKVEDLEKENAESKKYVRELQAKLRPEAAAANGSKSSLLSFGTSSSSAAEKKLKTLNEELTQLRKSLQEKEQAVETLKEQLSKLNILETENEKLSKENKRLQTLRKANEKTGDADLSKIKETLTVAQRERDELTARVKRMQLEADAKLPARTAKRVNDLTPKSHLKKWVEELEDEISEMRVMLSSSGSDQVKALESVKASLEEELQKCKKKLTLAEGDVQRLKLLNGSSSKVTDLEQKLKRSDEDGKKLSTKLKELEEKLKKQDTQLKQSETNKSTLETQSKREKEKLSSLEKDLEKQGKEKEKLESKILQLDTDLLTAKKAADKTKSSLEKEIKDLKTKASKSDSKQVQELKKQVEDIQTSLSAEQKRNEDLNSHWEKLSEETILMRAQLTTEKQNLQAELNASKQKMSEMDTIRIERTDMARKLNEAQKKIAELQAKTLKTGNNSDHERTMLKNKLAEKEHEYDRLRRENEMNIDLVFQLRKDNEDLNGKLSDYNRIEQAQVSLNGHGARRDAEIRELKEKLQSTELQMKSEVATTRLRYEQQVKNLSGELNSMQRQCERFKKDRDAFKQMLEVAQKKIGDLKANNTGRQSRGSMHSSDDDDKSKIAYLEQQIGHLEDQLVESRLEGSKVKTELVSERSANEIKISEMQSKLNEFEEERVIGSGSTKLPGMKTKLELSWQKEREDQQRLLQETSTLARDLRQTLFEVERERDKERLESKRKLDQIKRATEEEMEEGRKKIAELQCDLLELRDVHAKLRTSNEKLRRERERYEKELIKRRMEADGGDRKVGALLQTVDELVKIAPDLKMARGNYDNTLRPEQPNVRRSRSPSPTLSSTQISTVLARLAEASEELRKFQRLNEDEQERSRIRRGNLRRAASQENDHHGSSSSVASAAGSQRGGGRLSRNSGNNGSLIRKSLSLDHSIQRDQNIWRQDDGSVSSMQSIDSELGGLVRDSSLDSRLDSRLSGGSTQSDIPRGPRKKKKGIMGKLRSLTKSSRNSESEISIQGSDSDISVASDMRSSKKDLRGRLSGMFKRSGSNSRSESMERPSTEQRPVAVTVVGHPDGPQPREPPPANSLTPRPIRSIPKPPSGTSPATPRRRVAK